A window of the Glaciimonas sp. CA11.2 genome harbors these coding sequences:
- a CDS encoding RNA polymerase factor sigma-54, with protein MKQSLQLRTSQHLALTPQLQQSIRLLQLSTLELHQELEHILSDNPLLERLDDPLDNSVRLLADGAISTSASTMDAPPGDSEVSSSPTEPEGGGEAPESGENNQENGNTDSEWSFDDVSRTSKAPDDEDSRPQLEACESTLREHLLKQMREAVDQQRDRALIELIIDALDENGYLEESLDDIFARLPEQLDIEIEELSMALKMVQSFDPTGVGARNASECLALQIKAFPKVAFVTRRLALTIVEGYLTLFAQRDFNKIKKALECDDEDLREAQIIIKKCNPHPGATFAGGASDYVVPDVIVRKTKNGWQVMLNNDVMPRLRVNALYANILKQGKSEGSLNSQLQEAKWLIKNMRQRFDTILRVAQAIVERQRNFFSHGAVAMRPLVLREIADTLGLHESTISRVTTQKYMLTPHGMFELKYFFGSHVATEAGGEASSTAIRALIKQLIGAEDSKSPFSDSKIADMLAEQGMVVARRTVAKYREALRIPPVNLRKSL; from the coding sequence ATGAAACAATCTCTTCAACTCCGTACCTCGCAGCATCTGGCGCTAACCCCGCAACTGCAGCAATCGATTCGATTGTTGCAGTTGTCTACGTTGGAGTTACATCAGGAACTCGAACACATCCTTTCGGATAATCCGTTACTGGAACGTCTAGACGATCCTTTGGATAATTCAGTGCGATTACTCGCCGACGGGGCGATCAGTACCAGCGCCTCAACAATGGATGCGCCACCTGGTGACAGCGAAGTAAGCAGCTCGCCTACAGAGCCCGAGGGCGGTGGTGAAGCCCCTGAGTCTGGCGAAAACAATCAAGAGAACGGCAATACTGACAGCGAATGGAGCTTTGACGACGTTTCCCGAACCTCCAAAGCCCCAGATGATGAGGATTCACGACCACAATTAGAAGCCTGCGAATCGACGTTGCGCGAACATTTGCTCAAACAAATGCGTGAAGCTGTTGATCAGCAACGCGACCGTGCATTGATCGAGTTGATCATTGATGCGCTTGATGAAAACGGCTACCTGGAGGAATCACTAGACGATATTTTTGCACGTCTTCCAGAGCAACTTGATATCGAGATCGAAGAATTGTCGATGGCCTTGAAGATGGTCCAAAGCTTCGACCCAACTGGTGTCGGAGCACGCAACGCGTCAGAATGCCTCGCATTGCAAATCAAAGCATTTCCCAAAGTAGCGTTCGTCACACGCCGACTGGCACTAACAATCGTTGAAGGTTATCTGACCTTATTTGCCCAGCGCGATTTTAATAAAATCAAAAAAGCGCTGGAGTGTGATGATGAAGATTTGCGCGAGGCACAAATTATTATCAAAAAATGTAATCCTCATCCCGGCGCGACCTTTGCTGGCGGTGCGTCAGATTATGTCGTACCAGATGTAATTGTCAGAAAAACAAAAAATGGTTGGCAGGTAATGCTCAACAATGACGTTATGCCAAGGCTTCGAGTTAATGCTCTTTATGCCAACATTCTCAAGCAGGGCAAGAGCGAGGGATCACTTAACTCGCAGCTACAGGAGGCAAAGTGGCTGATCAAAAATATGCGTCAGCGCTTCGATACCATACTGCGTGTAGCGCAGGCAATTGTTGAGCGTCAACGGAATTTTTTCTCACATGGGGCGGTTGCTATGCGACCTCTTGTGTTGCGCGAAATAGCTGATACACTAGGATTACACGAGAGTACTATCTCACGTGTAACTACTCAGAAATACATGCTCACCCCACACGGGATGTTCGAATTAAAGTATTTCTTTGGCAGCCATGTTGCTACAGAGGCAGGTGGAGAGGCTTCCTCAACGGCGATACGGGCGTTAATCAAACAACTGATAGGAGCGGAAGATTCTAAAAGTCCTTTCTCTGACAGCAAGATTGCCGACATGCTCGCGGAACAAGGTATGGTAGTGGCCCGTCGCACCGTCGCAAAATATCGCGAAGCTTTACGAATTCCGCCGGTCAATTTGCGTAAATCTTTATAG
- the lptB gene encoding LPS export ABC transporter ATP-binding protein: MTSTNLSTLIVKGLQKSYGARQVVRDVSLKVNNGEVVGLLGPNGAGKTTSFYMIVGLVPSDGGTIDLDGVDISRLPIHQRAVLGLSYLPQEASVFRKLTVEDNIRAVLELQRPNGNALTKDEISDKLDSLLQELQIEKLRENQALSLSGGERRRVEIARALATNPRFVLLDEPFAGIDPIAVIEIQRIVRFLKERGIGVLITDHNVRETLGICDRAYIINQGSVLASGSPDDIIANESVRRVYLGEHFRM, from the coding sequence ATGACCTCTACAAATTTAAGCACCTTGATCGTTAAAGGGCTGCAAAAAAGTTATGGCGCGCGCCAAGTAGTCCGCGATGTCTCTTTGAAAGTAAATAACGGCGAGGTCGTCGGCTTGCTTGGTCCTAACGGCGCTGGAAAAACGACTTCTTTCTATATGATCGTCGGTCTGGTGCCATCGGATGGTGGAACAATTGATTTAGATGGCGTTGACATCTCGCGTTTACCGATTCATCAACGCGCGGTGCTTGGCCTGTCTTATCTGCCGCAAGAGGCCTCTGTTTTTCGCAAGCTAACGGTCGAAGACAATATTCGTGCGGTACTTGAGTTGCAGCGGCCAAACGGCAACGCACTGACTAAAGATGAGATCTCGGACAAACTCGATTCGCTGCTGCAAGAATTGCAAATTGAGAAATTGCGAGAAAATCAGGCGTTATCTTTATCCGGTGGTGAACGACGACGTGTCGAAATCGCCCGCGCTTTAGCCACTAATCCGCGCTTCGTGCTTCTTGATGAGCCGTTCGCCGGTATTGATCCTATCGCCGTTATCGAAATTCAACGTATCGTCAGGTTCCTTAAAGAGCGCGGCATCGGTGTCTTGATCACCGACCATAATGTGCGCGAAACGCTCGGCATTTGTGACCGGGCATACATCATCAACCAAGGTAGCGTGCTAGCCAGCGGCAGTCCAGACGACATCATCGCCAATGAATCTGTGCGACGAGTTTATCTGGGTGAACATTTCCGCATGTAA
- the lptC gene encoding LPS export ABC transporter periplasmic protein LptC yields the protein MKNLRSTFRLRFMLLLTVCVALTLGSFWIMEVMRKNTEQLLPGAPRVAPDYYVENFNYVQLALNGQPRYNISGQRLTHNPADDSFDVILPVIRSLDKQQPPMTLRSNTAKIEDNNSKVNMYGNVNADRSATPKSSKLHLQSEYLQLLPDDDIMTSNKAVEITIDQSKMTGVGMYANNATMQLRLLNNVRGTYRATPRQTK from the coding sequence ATGAAAAACCTGCGGTCAACTTTTCGCCTACGCTTCATGCTGCTGCTGACGGTGTGTGTGGCACTCACTCTCGGTAGTTTCTGGATCATGGAAGTGATGCGTAAAAATACAGAGCAATTATTGCCGGGTGCGCCGCGTGTTGCGCCTGATTATTACGTCGAAAATTTTAATTATGTGCAACTCGCACTTAATGGTCAGCCACGCTACAACATCTCAGGTCAACGCCTGACGCACAATCCCGCCGACGATTCATTTGACGTGATTCTTCCCGTCATTCGTAGCCTTGATAAACAACAACCGCCGATGACCTTGCGCTCCAATACTGCCAAAATCGAAGACAACAACAGTAAAGTGAATATGTACGGCAATGTGAACGCAGACCGCTCAGCGACGCCAAAGTCGTCAAAGCTTCATTTGCAGTCCGAGTACCTTCAGCTATTGCCAGATGATGACATTATGACAAGCAACAAAGCGGTCGAAATCACGATCGATCAGTCGAAAATGACCGGTGTTGGTATGTATGCCAATAATGCGACTATGCAATTACGCCTATTAAACAATGTCCGTGGCACCTATCGCGCAACACCGCGGCAGACTAAATAA
- a CDS encoding KpsF/GutQ family sugar-phosphate isomerase has protein sequence MSVIHAKILPKSFNAKRALELACQTLQIEADAIIALKNRISDSAGMSADSAMGAIEAPFAQAVALLLSCTGRVVVSGIGKSGHIARKIASTLASTGTPALFIHPAEAAHGDLGMVTENDAFIAISNSGETAELMAIVPIVKRMGATLIAMTGNDHSSLAQLATVHLNVKVDQEACTLNLAPTASTTATLALGDALAVALLDARGFREEDFARSHPGGALGRRLLTHVRDVMRSGVDIPAVTAEVSLSAALLEITHKGIAMTAIVDDKFHPVGVFTDGDLRRLIEHVQDFSKLTIADVMHANPRTVGPDQLAVDAVQIMEEFRINQLLVADADGKLVGALHIHDLTRAKVI, from the coding sequence ATGAGTGTAATCCATGCCAAAATCTTGCCAAAATCTTTTAACGCCAAACGAGCGCTTGAGCTCGCGTGTCAAACGCTACAAATCGAAGCGGATGCAATAATTGCGCTAAAAAACCGCATTTCTGACAGCGCCGGGATGTCTGCCGACAGTGCAATGGGGGCCATTGAAGCTCCCTTTGCGCAAGCGGTCGCACTATTGTTGAGCTGTACCGGTCGTGTCGTTGTTTCTGGTATCGGCAAGTCCGGTCATATAGCCCGAAAAATTGCCTCAACGCTGGCATCGACCGGCACACCGGCCTTATTCATTCATCCCGCCGAAGCCGCCCATGGCGATCTTGGGATGGTGACAGAAAATGACGCTTTTATCGCTATTTCCAACTCCGGCGAAACCGCCGAGTTAATGGCGATCGTGCCGATCGTTAAACGCATGGGCGCGACGCTAATTGCGATGACCGGCAATGACCACTCTTCCCTTGCACAGTTAGCAACAGTTCATCTCAACGTCAAAGTAGACCAAGAGGCGTGCACCCTTAATCTTGCGCCAACTGCAAGCACTACCGCGACCTTGGCGCTAGGTGACGCGCTGGCGGTAGCATTGCTGGATGCGCGTGGCTTTCGTGAAGAAGATTTTGCTCGCTCCCATCCTGGCGGCGCGCTCGGCAGACGCTTACTGACCCACGTGCGTGACGTTATGCGCAGCGGTGTCGATATTCCTGCGGTCACCGCAGAAGTATCGTTATCGGCAGCATTGCTCGAAATCACACACAAAGGTATTGCCATGACGGCAATCGTGGACGATAAATTTCACCCTGTCGGCGTATTCACCGACGGCGATCTGCGACGCCTAATTGAACACGTACAGGACTTTTCCAAGCTGACAATTGCCGACGTGATGCATGCTAATCCGCGTACTGTTGGCCCTGACCAATTGGCAGTTGATGCTGTACAAATCATGGAAGAGTTCCGAATTAACCAGTTGCTGGTGGCAGATGCCGATGGCAAACTGGTCGGTGCGCTACATATTCATGATTTGACCCGTGCCAAGGTGATTTGA
- a CDS encoding alpha/beta hydrolase, with product MVLLSKIALIFCAVTLALVATVACSPLTAINALTTESTYDKTSDVVYGANDRNQLDIYTPKNLHAAAPVVVFFYGGSWSSGARGDYAFVGEALASRGVVAVVADYRLYPEVRYPTFLEDGAHAIAWTVREISKYGGDPKRLYVMGHSSGAYNAAMLALDPRWLAEVHLTPAVLRGWIGLAGPYDFLPIENRGVRPVFFFPNSPVDSQPINHVTSLAPPTLLIAANTDSLVNPVRNTGGLAAALRTAHVPVSEQYFDHVSHATLVGAISRPLRGLAPVLDTVDKFIKSDAGRIASPISPDQSDQKSVALNAQ from the coding sequence ATGGTTCTTTTGTCAAAAATTGCATTAATTTTCTGCGCGGTGACGTTGGCTTTGGTAGCGACGGTTGCCTGTTCGCCGCTCACCGCGATCAATGCGTTGACGACCGAAAGTACTTACGACAAAACCAGTGACGTTGTCTATGGCGCGAATGACCGTAATCAACTAGATATTTACACTCCTAAAAATCTGCATGCCGCCGCGCCGGTCGTGGTATTTTTTTACGGCGGCAGTTGGAGTAGCGGGGCGCGTGGCGATTACGCGTTTGTGGGAGAGGCGCTGGCCTCACGCGGCGTCGTCGCTGTTGTAGCCGACTATCGACTCTATCCCGAAGTCCGCTACCCGACATTTCTCGAAGACGGCGCACACGCAATAGCGTGGACAGTCAGGGAAATCTCAAAATACGGTGGCGACCCCAAAAGGTTGTATGTCATGGGTCACAGTTCGGGTGCCTACAATGCGGCGATGTTGGCGCTTGACCCGCGTTGGTTAGCCGAGGTTCATCTGACGCCTGCCGTGCTGCGAGGATGGATTGGATTGGCTGGCCCTTACGATTTCCTACCGATTGAAAATCGCGGGGTGCGACCAGTATTTTTCTTCCCCAATTCACCCGTTGATTCTCAGCCCATTAATCACGTAACCTCGTTAGCGCCTCCGACGTTGTTAATTGCGGCGAATACCGATAGTTTGGTGAACCCAGTCCGCAATACCGGCGGCTTGGCAGCCGCATTGCGGACTGCGCATGTGCCCGTGTCTGAGCAATATTTTGACCATGTCAGCCATGCCACACTGGTCGGTGCGATCTCGCGCCCGTTGCGGGGTTTAGCTCCGGTTTTAGATACTGTCGATAAGTTTATTAAATCCGATGCCGGTCGAATTGCGTCACCTATTTCACCTGATCAAAGTGATCAAAAATCGGTCGCGCTGAATGCGCAGTAA
- the lptA gene encoding lipopolysaccharide transport periplasmic protein LptA, with amino-acid sequence MKRILFLTLLALQLTCISGAHAEKADADKPSNVDADQFTLDDVKQVKIFTGKVILTRGTLIMKANKVVVTTDPSGYQFATLYAPPGGLATFRQKRDGGPDLWIEGEAERIEYDDKTEIVKLFSKAQMRRLQGTKVTDVVNGEFISYDSRVEFYSVSNNVSGNSQPGAGRIKAVIQPKSK; translated from the coding sequence ATGAAACGTATTCTATTTTTAACCCTACTCGCGCTGCAACTGACTTGTATTTCAGGTGCCCATGCTGAAAAAGCTGACGCAGATAAACCATCCAACGTAGACGCAGACCAGTTCACGCTGGACGACGTAAAACAAGTAAAGATATTCACCGGCAAGGTGATACTGACCCGCGGCACGCTGATCATGAAAGCCAACAAAGTCGTCGTCACGACGGACCCATCAGGCTATCAATTTGCCACCTTATACGCACCTCCCGGTGGCTTAGCCACGTTTCGCCAAAAGCGCGACGGCGGTCCTGACTTATGGATCGAAGGTGAAGCTGAGCGAATTGAGTACGACGATAAAACTGAAATCGTTAAATTATTTTCGAAAGCGCAAATGCGACGTCTGCAAGGGACCAAAGTCACCGATGTTGTAAACGGCGAATTCATCTCTTACGATAGTCGCGTGGAGTTCTACTCGGTCAGTAACAATGTTTCCGGCAATAGTCAACCTGGCGCGGGCCGCATCAAAGCAGTCATCCAGCCGAAGAGTAAATAA
- a CDS encoding S8 family peptidase: protein MQNTFTKLFLCATIGALFSGPLHAKEVEPTSITVLLRATITSLESQQQLPKRTSAALHQLEQIAPRLNAIFPVPMTFSADEIAAMERHNLTRYYAIDTSGKSNDAVNEMLADLRNNPLVESAQVAPELARQDENFVVAGVPKTDAKQSTAGSNATPDYTSRQLYMQDATSKGGFKLGGLNAIAARAYPGGDGEYVRIISTEWNHWSYDHADLPRPFLQHGEVAERAPNSHATMSAGIMFSKDNGFGTTGFVPKAQAGYSKFSQPGGGSLFNLGQHLQPGDVVQVGIHFGPPLPIPIEVCDKENRYACFLPIESVQSVADEISYLTQEKGVHVIIAAGNGNINLDHPYFKGRYDRNLNDTGAIYAGAANPGSGQRASFSEYGSRVDLFSWGGDVTTTSCSGKDCSNDIYSHTFSGTSSSNPIIAGAVAQVQSIAFAHGLGAISPKKMRQVLVDTGHPLPSPDAQRPIGMQPDVQAAVELLLNKGEPPVDIDVPEAVVKADIHAVSTTSTSFAYQLDGSKSQNATTYQWKMLSGPFSLRHANKAIAEAVVNTHQTGESIYQLTITNKKGVQSSSTMKVSVVATNVEIVGPTSIVQGQAANLKAAPNFKGEAGTPPVYNWKIQDATGAGVLQGAQQELTLSTLAAGSYQVTIDVSSSHGGRKAHAEQKITVKKSEESRPPVVVVSGPTQATSGTSVKLDAAGSSAADGGKLAYSWKVSPPLAFIADGAQLTFTAPTLAQETQYHFTVTANDGKLSAQKNHTVIVKADDVAPIPVEECKPLWKQSQSYQGGDMVQHNGRIYLAMWHSQREPGDPAYTDTINQGWGFEWADRGACNH from the coding sequence ATGCAAAATACGTTCACGAAACTATTTCTATGCGCCACGATTGGCGCGCTATTCTCAGGACCGCTACACGCGAAAGAGGTTGAGCCGACCAGCATTACCGTGCTCTTACGCGCCACCATTACTTCACTAGAGTCGCAACAGCAATTACCTAAAAGAACCTCCGCTGCACTACACCAATTAGAACAAATTGCACCGCGTCTCAATGCAATATTTCCTGTGCCGATGACGTTTTCAGCCGATGAGATAGCCGCAATGGAGCGGCACAATCTGACGCGCTATTACGCAATCGATACCAGCGGTAAGTCAAACGATGCCGTAAATGAAATGTTGGCGGATTTAAGAAATAACCCGCTAGTCGAGTCGGCCCAAGTTGCACCGGAATTAGCACGTCAAGACGAGAATTTTGTCGTTGCTGGGGTGCCGAAAACAGATGCAAAACAAAGTACCGCAGGATCCAACGCCACTCCCGATTACACTTCGCGCCAGCTTTATATGCAAGACGCAACGTCTAAAGGCGGATTTAAACTGGGCGGCTTGAATGCGATTGCGGCGCGCGCTTATCCTGGCGGTGACGGGGAATACGTACGCATTATCTCAACTGAATGGAACCATTGGTCTTATGATCACGCTGATTTGCCTCGTCCCTTTCTGCAACACGGGGAAGTGGCGGAGCGCGCCCCGAACTCCCATGCCACGATGAGTGCGGGAATTATGTTTTCGAAAGACAATGGTTTTGGTACCACAGGATTTGTGCCAAAAGCGCAAGCAGGCTATAGCAAATTTTCTCAGCCAGGAGGAGGAAGCTTGTTTAATCTGGGCCAACATTTACAACCAGGAGATGTAGTCCAGGTTGGCATCCACTTTGGGCCGCCGTTGCCCATTCCAATTGAAGTCTGCGATAAAGAAAATCGTTACGCTTGTTTCTTACCCATTGAATCGGTTCAATCTGTGGCCGATGAAATTAGCTACCTAACGCAAGAAAAGGGGGTGCATGTCATTATTGCTGCCGGCAACGGCAATATCAACCTCGATCACCCTTATTTTAAGGGTCGATATGATCGCAATCTGAATGACACTGGGGCTATTTACGCCGGTGCGGCAAATCCGGGAAGTGGACAACGCGCCAGTTTCTCAGAGTATGGAAGCCGGGTTGATCTCTTCAGTTGGGGCGGAGACGTTACAACCACGTCATGCAGCGGTAAAGACTGCTCCAACGACATTTACAGCCATACTTTCTCCGGCACGTCTTCCAGCAATCCGATCATCGCAGGTGCTGTCGCACAAGTTCAAAGTATTGCATTTGCCCACGGACTCGGGGCTATTTCACCTAAAAAAATGCGCCAGGTATTGGTAGATACGGGACATCCGCTGCCGTCTCCTGATGCGCAGCGCCCGATTGGCATGCAACCGGACGTGCAAGCTGCGGTTGAGTTGTTGTTAAATAAAGGCGAGCCGCCGGTAGATATTGATGTACCGGAAGCGGTTGTCAAAGCAGATATACATGCTGTTTCAACCACCAGCACCTCCTTTGCCTATCAACTGGACGGTAGTAAAAGCCAAAACGCGACGACGTATCAATGGAAAATGTTGAGCGGTCCTTTTTCGCTACGCCATGCAAATAAAGCCATTGCCGAAGCGGTCGTGAACACACACCAGACTGGCGAAAGCATCTATCAACTCACCATTACCAACAAAAAGGGTGTGCAAAGCAGTTCCACCATGAAAGTAAGTGTAGTAGCCACGAACGTAGAAATTGTCGGTCCGACGTCAATCGTACAGGGGCAAGCAGCGAATTTGAAGGCCGCACCAAACTTTAAAGGCGAAGCTGGTACACCCCCGGTGTATAACTGGAAAATTCAGGATGCAACTGGTGCGGGAGTGTTGCAAGGCGCGCAGCAGGAATTGACGCTTTCAACATTAGCCGCCGGCAGTTATCAGGTAACAATTGATGTCTCCAGCAGCCATGGCGGACGTAAAGCGCACGCTGAGCAAAAAATTACTGTGAAAAAGTCGGAAGAAAGTCGACCACCGGTCGTCGTCGTTAGCGGTCCCACGCAAGCAACAAGCGGCACTTCGGTGAAGTTAGACGCTGCGGGCTCAAGCGCTGCCGATGGCGGCAAGCTAGCTTATAGCTGGAAAGTATCGCCTCCACTGGCATTCATAGCGGATGGCGCGCAACTCACTTTCACTGCTCCTACACTGGCACAGGAGACACAGTATCACTTCACCGTCACCGCAAATGACGGAAAGTTGAGCGCGCAGAAGAACCACACCGTAATAGTGAAAGCAGATGACGTCGCACCAATACCAGTGGAAGAATGCAAACCATTGTGGAAGCAAAGTCAGAGCTATCAAGGGGGAGATATGGTCCAGCATAACGGTCGCATCTATCTTGCAATGTGGCATTCGCAACGGGAACCGGGCGATCCGGCTTATACCGATACCATCAATCAAGGTTGGGGCTTTGAGTGGGCTGATCGTGGGGCATGCAACCATTAA
- a CDS encoding HAD family hydrolase: MVAAPNTINIPAEVMARAAQIKMMIFDVDGVLTDGGILFGPDGEAIKRFNVLDGLGIKLLQQAGIITAIISARSSAIVSRRVSDLGITHVYQGAHNKNTAFAALLADTNLTPDVCGFIGDDIIDLPILTRTGFAVSVPNGHQEVKSRVHYVTQANGGQGAAREVCDLILRAQGKYAAALAQYLTGVIEAA; encoded by the coding sequence ATGGTAGCCGCCCCCAATACTATTAACATACCCGCAGAAGTCATGGCGCGCGCCGCCCAAATCAAGATGATGATTTTTGACGTCGATGGCGTGTTGACCGATGGTGGCATATTGTTTGGTCCCGACGGAGAGGCAATAAAACGTTTCAATGTACTCGACGGACTCGGCATCAAATTACTCCAACAAGCAGGGATTATCACCGCCATTATCAGTGCGCGCAGCTCAGCCATCGTCAGCCGTCGGGTGAGCGATCTCGGCATTACGCACGTCTATCAAGGCGCGCATAACAAAAATACCGCATTTGCCGCGTTATTGGCCGATACCAACCTTACCCCAGATGTTTGCGGTTTTATTGGCGACGACATCATTGACCTGCCTATTTTGACGCGTACCGGTTTTGCTGTCAGTGTCCCCAATGGTCATCAGGAGGTCAAATCGCGCGTTCACTATGTTACGCAGGCAAACGGCGGGCAAGGCGCTGCGCGTGAAGTCTGTGATTTAATTCTGCGTGCGCAAGGCAAGTACGCCGCCGCTTTGGCACAGTATTTGACCGGCGTCATAGAGGCGGCATGA
- a CDS encoding cation:proton antiporter has product MLSGLELTILLLGSAVLGVVAFRMFHLPPMLGYLTVGILIGPHALGFAEDNETTHTLAEFGVVFLMFSIGLEFSLSKLSAMRRIVFGLGMAQVLLTIGATMLFGWMVAYILPQLTNISWQAAFALGAALTMSSTAIVSKLLTERLELETEHGRRIIGVLLFQDLALVPLLIIVPALAKNSGDLAATLGWASAKAVIVLVLLLFIGQKLMRGWFQIVVRRRSQELFMLNLLLITLGAAWITERAGLSMALGAFIAGMLISETEYKHQVEEDIKSFRDVLLGLFFITIGMLLNIRLVIEHWWLVLLLLSGPVLLKFGLIAALSKIFGSTTGVALRTGLALAQAGEFGFVLLSQAGGLHLMDPLLIQLILASMVLSMLVAPFILNKSDAIVMKLSANEWMMQSLALTQLATRTMSTKKHVIIAGFGRSGQSLATLLEEEGIGYHALDLDPDRVIETRGAGAQVSYGDASRKESLVAAGIHRAAALVITYANTPSALRVLHHVHELAPELPVIVRSYDDTDLDKLRAAGAAEVVPEALEGSLMLASHALVMLGVPLRRVVHRVQASRDERYASLRGYFHGVGDASDIDDYLQERLHSVTLLEGAKAVGKSLAALDLAKVGAEISSVRRGKGRLNITPETVLESGDIIILRGAAEGIAKAEERLFAG; this is encoded by the coding sequence ATGCTTTCTGGTTTAGAACTGACTATTTTGTTACTCGGATCCGCGGTATTAGGTGTCGTGGCGTTTCGTATGTTCCACTTGCCACCAATGTTGGGCTACCTGACTGTCGGTATACTTATCGGCCCGCACGCACTTGGGTTTGCCGAGGACAATGAAACCACGCATACGCTGGCGGAATTCGGTGTCGTGTTTTTAATGTTCTCCATCGGATTGGAGTTTTCATTATCCAAACTGTCAGCGATGCGCCGGATCGTCTTCGGACTTGGCATGGCGCAGGTATTGTTGACGATCGGCGCGACAATGTTGTTTGGTTGGATGGTCGCCTATATATTGCCGCAACTGACCAATATCAGCTGGCAAGCCGCCTTCGCATTGGGTGCTGCGCTGACCATGTCCTCCACCGCCATCGTCTCAAAACTGTTGACTGAGCGGCTGGAACTGGAGACAGAACACGGACGCCGCATCATCGGCGTCTTATTATTTCAGGATTTGGCGCTGGTGCCGTTACTGATCATCGTTCCCGCTTTAGCAAAAAATTCCGGTGACCTCGCCGCAACGCTGGGATGGGCCAGCGCCAAAGCGGTGATCGTGCTCGTATTGTTGCTTTTCATCGGACAAAAACTCATGCGCGGCTGGTTTCAGATTGTCGTCAGACGGCGTTCGCAAGAGTTGTTCATGCTCAACTTGCTGCTGATCACTTTAGGCGCCGCATGGATTACCGAGCGCGCTGGTTTGTCGATGGCGCTTGGCGCTTTTATCGCGGGTATGTTGATTTCAGAGACCGAATATAAGCATCAGGTTGAAGAGGATATCAAATCATTCCGTGACGTCTTGTTGGGCCTGTTTTTTATTACCATCGGCATGTTACTCAACATACGGCTAGTCATTGAACATTGGTGGCTGGTATTGCTATTGTTGTCCGGGCCGGTATTACTTAAATTTGGCCTGATTGCGGCGCTCTCAAAAATTTTCGGCTCTACTACCGGTGTCGCACTAAGAACGGGTTTGGCCTTGGCGCAGGCGGGCGAATTTGGCTTTGTGCTGTTGAGTCAGGCCGGTGGCTTGCATTTGATGGATCCTCTGCTGATCCAGTTAATTCTCGCATCGATGGTGCTGTCGATGCTGGTTGCACCCTTTATTTTAAATAAATCAGACGCCATCGTCATGAAGCTTTCCGCTAACGAATGGATGATGCAATCGCTAGCGCTGACCCAATTGGCGACCCGCACCATGTCGACCAAGAAGCACGTCATTATTGCCGGTTTCGGCCGTAGTGGCCAAAGTCTGGCCACGTTACTTGAAGAAGAAGGGATTGGTTATCACGCGCTTGATCTCGATCCAGATCGCGTGATTGAAACGCGCGGAGCTGGCGCGCAAGTTTCCTACGGCGATGCGTCACGCAAGGAAAGTCTGGTCGCAGCCGGGATACATCGGGCAGCGGCATTGGTCATCACCTATGCCAACACGCCATCGGCGTTGCGCGTGCTGCACCATGTCCACGAACTGGCGCCGGAATTGCCTGTGATTGTGCGAAGCTACGATGATACGGATCTTGATAAGTTGCGTGCGGCAGGCGCTGCTGAAGTCGTGCCAGAAGCATTGGAAGGTAGCCTGATGCTGGCATCGCATGCGTTAGTGATGTTGGGTGTACCGTTGCGGCGCGTTGTGCATCGGGTGCAAGCATCCCGTGATGAACGTTACGCTTCCCTGCGAGGATACTTTCACGGCGTAGGCGATGCGAGTGATATCGACGACTATTTGCAGGAAAGACTGCATTCCGTGACCTTATTAGAGGGCGCAAAAGCGGTCGGAAAGTCATTGGCCGCGCTTGATCTGGCAAAAGTCGGAGCAGAAATCAGCAGTGTTCGTCGTGGCAAGGGCCGACTTAATATTACGCCCGAGACAGTGCTTGAAAGTGGAGATATCATCATTTTACGTGGTGCTGCCGAGGGTATTGCCAAAGCGGAAGAACGGTTGTTCGCCGGCTAA